From the Mycoplasmatota bacterium genome, one window contains:
- the priA gene encoding primosomal protein N', translated as MIAEVIVDVKVKNLNRPFSYSVPSYFEEVIEIGMRVKVPFGSREILGFVVDLKDESHYTEQLKPIIDILDITPSLTDELLVLAKQMSQETSSFLINCIQAMLPTAIKAKYMKKVVKLKEEINPKLNHYFSIKNEIVFDKIIKNDYHLIKKAIMNHELDIIYEVKDKLNIKYEAYLTLIDEKKVTGKKQQEVIDYLKSQKEKVKKSFLMKQLKVTSSTIKSLINKKIIKETSEEIYRNPYEVDEFDTLVKHTLNKEQQEAFSSIIESVNNQSEDIFLLHGVTGSGKTEVYLNAIEEVIALGKEAIMLVPEISLTPQIVRLFKLRFGQHVAVLHSGLSIGEKYDEWRRIRKQEVKVVVGARSAVFAPFTNLGIIIIDEEHESTYKQSEIPKYHAIEIAKLRAKKYQATLVLGSATPSLESYARAIKKVYRLLELTKRATLMEMPKTTIVNMSDEFKSGNLSIISKTLEEAILDRIAKNEQIILLLNRRGYDNFLMCRSCGYTVTCQNCDISLTYHKFNNRLKCHYCGYEQKIPTECPQCRSSHLKGFGYGTQKVEEIILKQFPMIRLIRMDNDTTSNKGDHERLLTAFKNKEADILLGTQMIAKGLDFEDVTLVGVLSADTVLKLPDYKASEKTFQLLTQVSGRAGRHKENSDVIIQTYNPNHYAIILAAGNHYKAFFNQEMKIRKMGKYIPYYFMAQIVVTDEVFQETLKEANKIVNYLKNHLSSECLLLGPVIPQIKRLNNLYSSQIIVKYKKEPQIEAVLESLIVSYQDKSVNVIVDRYPNFLL; from the coding sequence GAACAATTGAAACCAATAATTGATATATTAGATATTACGCCTTCTTTAACGGATGAATTGTTAGTATTAGCCAAACAGATGAGTCAAGAAACTTCTAGTTTTTTAATTAACTGTATTCAAGCAATGTTACCCACTGCGATTAAGGCTAAATATATGAAGAAGGTAGTGAAACTTAAAGAAGAGATAAACCCGAAATTAAATCACTACTTTAGCATTAAAAATGAAATAGTTTTTGATAAGATTATTAAAAATGATTATCATTTAATTAAGAAAGCAATCATGAACCATGAATTAGATATCATATATGAAGTGAAAGATAAACTAAATATTAAATATGAAGCTTATCTTACTTTAATTGATGAGAAGAAAGTCACCGGGAAAAAACAACAAGAAGTGATTGATTATTTAAAATCACAAAAAGAAAAAGTGAAAAAAAGTTTTTTGATGAAGCAATTAAAGGTTACTTCTTCTACAATTAAATCATTAATTAATAAGAAAATAATTAAAGAAACAAGTGAAGAAATATATCGTAATCCCTATGAAGTTGATGAGTTCGATACATTGGTTAAACATACTTTAAATAAGGAGCAACAAGAAGCCTTTAGTTCTATTATAGAAAGTGTTAATAATCAAAGTGAAGATATCTTTTTACTTCATGGGGTAACAGGTTCTGGAAAAACAGAAGTCTATTTAAATGCGATTGAAGAAGTGATTGCTTTAGGGAAAGAAGCGATTATGTTAGTTCCTGAAATTTCTTTAACCCCTCAAATCGTCCGTCTATTTAAGTTACGGTTTGGACAGCATGTAGCTGTTTTACATAGTGGATTATCAATCGGTGAAAAATATGATGAATGGAGAAGAATTCGTAAACAAGAAGTAAAAGTAGTTGTTGGGGCTAGGTCCGCAGTTTTTGCACCATTTACTAATTTAGGGATTATTATCATTGATGAAGAACATGAATCTACTTATAAGCAAAGTGAAATTCCTAAATATCATGCGATTGAGATTGCGAAACTACGAGCAAAAAAATATCAGGCTACACTAGTTCTAGGTAGTGCAACCCCTTCATTAGAATCCTATGCAAGAGCAATAAAAAAAGTTTATAGATTACTTGAATTAACAAAACGTGCTACTTTAATGGAAATGCCTAAAACGACTATAGTCAATATGTCAGATGAGTTTAAATCAGGAAACTTAAGTATTATCTCTAAGACATTAGAAGAAGCAATTCTAGATCGAATCGCTAAAAATGAACAGATTATTTTATTACTAAATAGAAGAGGTTATGATAATTTCTTAATGTGTCGTAGTTGCGGTTATACAGTCACTTGCCAAAATTGTGACATTTCCTTAACCTATCATAAATTTAATAATCGACTGAAATGTCATTATTGTGGGTATGAACAAAAAATCCCTACAGAATGTCCACAATGTAGGAGTTCTCATTTAAAAGGATTTGGTTATGGAACACAGAAAGTTGAAGAAATTATTTTAAAGCAATTTCCGATGATTCGATTAATTCGCATGGATAATGATACTACTTCAAATAAAGGTGATCACGAACGTTTATTAACTGCGTTTAAAAATAAAGAAGCAGATATTTTATTAGGAACACAAATGATTGCGAAAGGGTTAGATTTTGAAGACGTGACATTAGTTGGCGTTTTATCAGCCGATACTGTTTTAAAATTACCAGATTATAAGGCTAGTGAAAAAACGTTTCAACTGTTAACACAAGTATCCGGTCGAGCAGGTCGTCATAAAGAAAATAGTGATGTTATTATACAAACCTATAATCCAAATCATTATGCGATTATTTTAGCTGCAGGTAACCATTATAAAGCATTTTTTAATCAAGAAATGAAAATAAGAAAAATGGGGAAGTATATACCCTATTACTTTATGGCACAAATTGTAGTAACAGATGAAGTATTTCAAGAGACTTTAAAAGAAGCAAATAAGATTGTGAATTATTTGAAAAATCATTTGTCAAGTGAATGCCTATTACTAGGTCCAGTCATTCCGCAAATCAAACGGTTAAATAACCTTTATTCATCACAAATTATTGTAAAATATAAAAAAGAACCACAAATAGAAGCAGTATTAGAAAGCTTAATTGTGTCTTATCAAGATAAATCAGTCAACGTGATCGTTGACCGTTACCCAAACTTTT